The Rhodocytophaga rosea genome has a segment encoding these proteins:
- a CDS encoding PAS domain S-box protein translates to MPARSSKKPLRDKELLFDVITGNLMDAIVLLDADGRKIYASAAIGEIFGYAPDELEDWVFLEQIHPDDMPSLQEGFRMLLHQHTGESIFLYRQKNKQGQYIWLEMKLKKVSQHLIPSAQFIAVIRNVSQRIITEQRDMMQKNLLETAFHHLPFSIVIVDKDNTLVLVNQYTLNLLELPAERSKPKTLYALLPEDAERFARDNVQVWQTGKETIKEDIFQTKDKVYIVLIGRKLIQPLPNGEKFLLLHAIDITERKIAEKETEINRNFIRSIAFAIPDILYVYDLEEKKYPFINNGFEKTLGYSTEQLEEMSSNLIQTLIHPEDAPFLTDMFTEIARGGKDFFEYRYRLKDVSGNYRWFHSRKMAFKKNNAGHLTQILGVAQDIDLHHQAEKGRQISLQELRVLYVEDVLSNQILVEEICKQWEVNLQIAANGNEAIDKLQRHTYDLVLMDIQMPGMDGYEITQAIRSLAMERAQRIPIVALTADISEKNRSDIAMAGMNDYLAKPIQPDALFSILKKYASGSVAIISQGSHQMAGNLPEYADEVSIPSVNFGLFDQLFLKTPGEYVNFLQTYMNELDTYEQDFRKAVLENDYTLFRNTRHKINSAIHHLKAEALKTVLLKMENHLEGTAPSAPPDILITELQTESDKMNEAILEKIKSLK, encoded by the coding sequence ATGCCTGCCAGATCTTCCAAAAAACCACTTCGGGATAAAGAACTTCTTTTTGATGTGATTACCGGCAACTTAATGGATGCGATCGTTTTACTGGATGCGGATGGCAGGAAAATATATGCAAGTGCAGCCATAGGTGAAATATTTGGGTATGCGCCTGACGAATTGGAAGACTGGGTATTCTTAGAACAGATCCATCCTGATGATATGCCTTCCTTACAGGAGGGTTTTAGAATGTTATTACATCAACACACTGGCGAGTCAATATTTCTGTACCGGCAGAAAAACAAACAGGGACAGTATATCTGGCTGGAAATGAAGCTCAAAAAAGTATCTCAGCATCTGATACCTTCAGCCCAATTCATAGCCGTTATACGAAATGTAAGCCAGCGGATCATAACCGAGCAAAGGGATATGATGCAGAAAAATCTGCTGGAGACTGCATTTCATCATCTTCCTTTCAGTATTGTTATCGTAGATAAGGATAATACGCTTGTATTGGTAAACCAGTATACACTGAACTTATTGGAATTGCCAGCAGAAAGAAGTAAACCTAAAACATTATACGCTTTACTTCCGGAAGATGCGGAGAGATTTGCCAGAGACAATGTTCAGGTATGGCAAACAGGGAAAGAAACAATCAAAGAAGATATTTTTCAGACAAAAGATAAAGTATATATTGTACTGATTGGCAGAAAATTGATCCAGCCTTTGCCAAATGGGGAGAAGTTTCTGCTGCTTCATGCCATAGATATTACAGAACGCAAAATAGCTGAAAAGGAAACAGAAATAAACCGCAACTTTATCCGCAGTATTGCTTTTGCCATACCAGATATTTTGTATGTGTATGACCTGGAAGAAAAAAAATATCCCTTTATCAATAATGGTTTTGAAAAAACACTGGGATATAGCACAGAGCAACTGGAAGAAATGAGCAGCAACTTAATTCAGACTCTGATCCATCCCGAAGATGCACCATTTCTAACAGATATGTTTACAGAAATTGCCAGGGGCGGAAAAGATTTCTTTGAATATAGATACCGTTTAAAAGATGTTTCAGGGAATTACCGCTGGTTTCATAGCCGTAAAATGGCTTTTAAAAAGAACAATGCTGGTCATTTAACCCAGATTTTAGGAGTAGCCCAAGATATAGATCTGCATCATCAAGCGGAGAAAGGCCGGCAAATCTCGTTGCAAGAATTACGCGTGCTATATGTGGAAGATGTGCTTTCTAACCAGATTCTGGTGGAGGAAATTTGTAAGCAGTGGGAGGTAAATCTACAGATTGCCGCTAACGGAAATGAAGCAATAGATAAACTCCAGCGACATACCTATGATTTAGTACTGATGGATATTCAAATGCCCGGAATGGACGGCTATGAAATCACCCAGGCGATACGCAGTCTTGCGATGGAACGAGCCCAGCGTATTCCGATTGTGGCACTTACGGCTGATATTTCTGAAAAAAACAGGTCTGATATTGCAATGGCTGGAATGAATGATTATCTCGCCAAACCTATCCAACCTGATGCCTTATTTAGTATTCTAAAGAAATATGCCTCTGGATCTGTAGCTATTATAAGTCAGGGATCTCACCAAATGGCCGGTAATTTGCCAGAATACGCAGATGAAGTTTCCATTCCTTCGGTTAATTTTGGCTTATTCGACCAGTTATTCTTAAAAACGCCGGGTGAATATGTGAATTTTTTACAAACCTATATGAATGAGTTAGATACCTATGAGCAGGATTTCAGGAAGGCTGTTTTGGAAAATGATTATACACTTTTTCGCAACACCCGGCATAAGATTAACTCTGCTATCCATCATTTAAAAGCAGAAGCATTAAAGACTGTCTTACTGAAGATGGAAAACCATCTGGAAGGAACTGCTCCTTCTGCTCCGCCAGATATTCTGATCACAGAATTACAAACTGAATCTGATAAAATGAATGAGGCAATTCTGGAAAAAATAAAAAGCCTGAAATGA
- a CDS encoding M61 family metallopeptidase, producing MKKLAMCVWACVFAFSVAMADNGKPVKNLYQFSVDLTRVKNDKITVELVAPEMNKKEVVYYMPKIVPGTYANYNFGRFVSDFTARDKKGKVLPVEKLDENSWKIKDANKLSRISYTVEDTWDTDQEKDFVFEPGGTNIEENTNFVINTHGFFGYFDDLKRANYQVSITKPQGFYGSTSLTTTKTSKDQDTYVINSYNDLVDAPMMYNKPDTTILKVGGADILVSVYSPNKMASSKEIATNINEVLEAQKEYLGGELPIKKYAFLIYLFDKPTKSGSMGALEHSYSSMYTLPEASSDRLAQTVRDVAAHEFFHIVTPLSIHSEEIHNFDFNTPQMSKHLWLYEGVTEYFAGHMQVKHGLIDLAQYADMIVDKLFQAEQFNDTLPFTVMSKNALELHKDQYQNVYAKGALIGVCLDIKLRELSGGKYGMQNLMKDLAKTYGKEKAFKDEELFDQIAKLTYPEIRTFFSRYVEGNESLPLEEMLGKVGISYKASEKVKGVTLGNIGINFNPESSRLVVSSVAQMNDFGKTIGFQEGDEFISFNGTKLTTENIQEIITQYITTAKEGDNLEIVVARKDEKGKEVEKKLAAKVVETEKEQRHVLQPLETPTPEQAALQQAWLKP from the coding sequence ATGAAAAAATTAGCAATGTGTGTATGGGCGTGTGTGTTCGCCTTTTCAGTAGCAATGGCCGATAATGGAAAGCCAGTAAAAAATCTTTACCAGTTTTCTGTTGATTTAACCAGGGTAAAAAATGATAAAATTACCGTTGAACTGGTGGCACCGGAAATGAATAAAAAAGAAGTAGTGTATTATATGCCTAAGATCGTACCTGGTACCTATGCCAATTATAATTTCGGGCGTTTTGTAAGTGATTTTACGGCCAGAGATAAAAAAGGCAAAGTACTGCCGGTAGAGAAATTAGATGAAAACAGCTGGAAAATCAAAGATGCCAACAAACTCAGCCGGATTAGCTATACGGTAGAAGATACCTGGGATACAGACCAGGAAAAAGATTTTGTGTTTGAACCAGGCGGAACCAATATCGAAGAGAATACTAATTTTGTAATCAATACCCACGGTTTTTTTGGCTATTTCGATGACCTGAAACGGGCTAATTATCAGGTAAGTATTACCAAACCTCAGGGATTTTATGGCTCTACTTCGCTCACTACCACCAAAACTAGCAAAGATCAGGATACTTATGTGATTAACTCCTATAATGACCTGGTGGATGCACCCATGATGTACAACAAACCAGACACTACCATCCTGAAAGTAGGCGGTGCGGACATTCTGGTTTCTGTGTATTCTCCCAACAAAATGGCTTCCTCTAAGGAAATCGCTACTAATATCAACGAAGTACTAGAAGCACAGAAAGAATATTTAGGCGGTGAATTACCTATTAAAAAATATGCCTTTCTTATCTATCTGTTCGACAAGCCTACTAAATCTGGTTCTATGGGTGCCCTGGAACACTCCTATTCATCCATGTATACCTTGCCAGAAGCAAGTTCCGACAGGCTGGCACAGACCGTACGGGATGTAGCTGCTCATGAGTTTTTCCATATTGTAACCCCGCTAAGTATACATTCTGAGGAAATACATAATTTCGATTTTAATACACCTCAAATGTCCAAGCATTTGTGGCTGTATGAAGGCGTAACTGAGTATTTTGCCGGACACATGCAGGTGAAACATGGGTTAATCGATCTGGCTCAGTATGCAGATATGATTGTAGATAAATTATTCCAGGCAGAACAGTTTAATGATACCTTGCCATTTACGGTGATGAGTAAAAATGCCCTGGAACTGCACAAAGACCAGTATCAGAATGTATACGCCAAAGGAGCCTTAATTGGAGTGTGCCTTGATATTAAATTGCGGGAATTGTCTGGTGGCAAATATGGCATGCAGAACCTGATGAAAGACCTGGCCAAAACCTATGGAAAAGAAAAGGCTTTCAAAGACGAAGAACTTTTCGACCAGATTGCCAAACTGACCTATCCTGAAATCCGCACGTTCTTCTCACGCTATGTGGAAGGAAATGAATCCTTGCCTCTGGAAGAAATGCTGGGCAAAGTAGGTATTTCTTATAAAGCCAGTGAGAAAGTAAAAGGTGTTACGCTGGGCAATATTGGCATTAACTTTAATCCTGAATCTTCCCGCCTAGTAGTTTCAAGTGTAGCCCAGATGAATGACTTCGGTAAAACCATAGGTTTCCAGGAAGGCGATGAATTTATATCTTTTAATGGCACCAAACTCACGACTGAAAATATTCAGGAAATTATCACCCAGTACATTACAACAGCTAAAGAAGGGGATAACCTGGAAATTGTGGTAGCCCGGAAAGATGAAAAAGGAAAAGAAGTTGAAAAGAAGCTGGCTGCAAAAGTAGTGGAAACAGAAAAAGAGCAGCGGCATGTGTTACAACCTTTAGAAACTCCTACGCCAGAACAAGCTGCCTTACAGCAGGCCTGGCTGAAACCATAA
- a CDS encoding ABC transporter ATP-binding protein, with amino-acid sequence MQLVINNLSKTYPNGVHALKEVNLTIPNGMFGLLGPNGAGKSSLMRTLATLQEADSGSVFLDEMNVLEDKEGVRKILGYLPQEFGLYPKVSAETLLTHIAYLKGITSHREREETVKALLHKVNLYDVRKKNLGTFSGGMKQRFGIAQALIGNPKLIIVDEPTAGLDPTERNRFHNLLSEIGENTIVILSTHIVEDVSHLCNNMAIICKGEVLITGHPTQIIDAMQGKIWKKTVEKEELQHYIQEQKVISTTLFAGKSVIHVYLDEQPDASFIPVEADLEDVYFTVISDKTSVITL; translated from the coding sequence ATGCAACTGGTAATAAATAATCTGTCCAAAACCTATCCCAACGGCGTTCATGCCCTGAAGGAAGTGAATCTTACTATCCCCAACGGCATGTTTGGGCTTTTAGGACCGAATGGAGCCGGAAAATCATCGCTGATGCGTACACTGGCTACCTTGCAGGAGGCAGATAGCGGCAGTGTGTTTCTGGATGAGATGAATGTGCTGGAAGATAAGGAAGGCGTACGGAAGATTCTGGGGTATTTGCCGCAGGAATTTGGCTTATATCCGAAAGTAAGTGCAGAAACATTGCTCACGCATATTGCTTATCTGAAAGGAATTACCAGCCATCGGGAAAGAGAGGAAACTGTAAAAGCCTTGCTGCACAAAGTAAACCTGTATGATGTCCGGAAAAAGAACCTGGGTACCTTCTCGGGTGGCATGAAACAGCGTTTTGGCATCGCACAAGCGCTCATTGGCAATCCTAAACTTATCATTGTAGACGAACCAACCGCCGGCCTTGACCCAACAGAACGAAACCGTTTTCATAACCTGCTCAGTGAAATTGGAGAAAATACAATTGTGATCCTTTCCACCCACATTGTAGAAGATGTAAGCCATCTGTGCAATAACATGGCCATTATCTGTAAAGGGGAGGTACTCATTACCGGTCATCCGACTCAGATTATAGATGCCATGCAGGGGAAAATATGGAAAAAAACAGTAGAAAAAGAAGAATTGCAGCACTATATACAGGAACAGAAAGTAATTTCAACTACGCTTTTTGCCGGTAAATCAGTTATACATGTATATCTAGATGAACAGCCAGATGCCAGCTTTATACCAGTAGAAGCAGATCTGGAGGATGTATATTTTACAGTTATTTCTGATAAAACCAGCGTTATTACTTTATAG
- a CDS encoding ABC transporter permease/M1 family aminopeptidase: MFREIFLFELKYRLKRPATYIYFLIFFLLPFVALISDFVQIGGASGKILKNTPYNINNIVIILSIFGTIVSSAVMSVPVYRDIEHQMHTFYYTLPIHKTTYLAGRFAGSFVVLLCIFFSVILGIFIGSIWPTQDPEEIAPFQFRAYWQPFMLFMLPNLLFTGAIFFSLVALTRTMMASYLGSVIFLVAYILTLDSLTELENQRLGSLLDPFGYAASNYFTRYWTIFEKNSAFIPFDPLILLNRLIWIGVSLLLLGFTFYRFNFNLLTGAAAKKSSRKAMAAEKIESTIHSYELPRVQRIFSFGSNFRKMLSLTRLEIKNITRDIYFIAILGAGVIFLAVDAWYSNQLYGTSTYPVTYIVVAIKDFDFVLFAIVITVFYAGELVWRERSLGFASFADAFPVPNWLSYTSKLIALYAICFILCLTVMLVGVLTQTLKGYFHYELDVYFKELFLITFPSYLLLATFSFFIQVLVNNKFAGHLIVVLAFIFNTIVLTQLGYSHHLYRYATRPGYTYSDMNGYGHFVQPLFWFTLYWAFFAAMLAVTGNMLWKRGVDLYPKFTKQVKSTLVILFIGFAATGMYIYYNTNLLNNYYNRDALNELQGEYEKLYKKYDHLPQPRITDVKIATDIYPEERKAVIRGEYVLYNKTIHFIDSLHINLGIEAGVKSKINIKSILINQRPGRIVLDDKKLGYYIYKLTRPLQPEDSLTFSFDMEIVSKGFRDDDENNSLVANGTFFNSNLLPSIGYDQQAELTDNKERKKLKLPDKERMADVNDSTARLDNYISRDSDWITFEATVSTSPDQIAIAPGYLQKEWQANGRRYFHYKMDSKILNFYSFLSAAYQVRKDKWNEVNIEIYYQKGHEYNLDRMVKAVKNSLDYFTKNFSPYQHRQVRIIEFPRYASFAQAFPNTIPYSESIGFIAKVDTENEKDIDYPFYVTAHEVAHQWWAHQVIGGNVQGSTVMSETMSQYSALMVMEKEYGRNQMKRFLKYELDRYLQGRSSESDKELPLYRVENQGYIHYNKGSLVMYALRDYIGETVLNQALAAYIKKTAFQQPPYTNSLEFLSYIQKATPDSLQYLMKDLFKEITLYENRITNASYTSAGNGQFKVKLQLNAKKFIADSLGYEKEQPLQDWIEIGVFAPETGKQPVKPLYMGKHLVKAGDNTIEILVKQKPEKAGIDPYFKLVDRNPEDNIMRISGD; the protein is encoded by the coding sequence ATGTTCAGGGAGATTTTTCTATTTGAATTGAAATACCGGCTCAAAAGACCGGCTACCTATATTTACTTTCTCATTTTTTTTCTGCTTCCATTTGTTGCCCTGATCAGCGACTTTGTACAGATTGGTGGTGCTTCCGGTAAAATACTTAAGAATACGCCTTATAATATCAATAATATTGTTATCATCCTGAGCATATTCGGAACAATTGTTTCTTCTGCCGTGATGAGTGTGCCGGTGTACCGCGATATTGAACACCAGATGCATACCTTTTATTATACCTTACCTATTCATAAAACTACCTACCTGGCCGGGCGGTTTGCCGGTTCGTTTGTGGTATTGCTATGTATCTTTTTCAGCGTCATTCTGGGCATTTTTATAGGCAGCATCTGGCCCACTCAAGACCCTGAAGAAATAGCTCCCTTCCAGTTCAGAGCCTACTGGCAACCATTCATGCTGTTTATGTTACCAAATCTGCTTTTTACCGGAGCAATATTTTTTTCCCTGGTAGCGCTCACCCGCACCATGATGGCTTCCTACCTGGGCAGTGTTATTTTCTTGGTGGCATATATCCTTACCCTGGATTCACTCACTGAACTGGAAAACCAACGGCTAGGTAGTTTATTAGATCCTTTCGGGTATGCCGCCAGTAATTATTTTACCAGATACTGGACTATTTTTGAAAAGAACAGTGCCTTTATTCCTTTTGACCCGTTAATTCTACTCAACCGTTTGATCTGGATTGGGGTGAGCCTTCTTTTATTAGGATTTACTTTTTACCGGTTTAACTTTAATCTGCTCACTGGCGCTGCTGCTAAAAAATCTTCCCGAAAAGCAATGGCTGCCGAAAAAATAGAAAGCACCATACATTCTTATGAATTGCCCAGAGTCCAACGGATTTTCTCTTTTGGCTCCAATTTCCGGAAAATGCTTTCCCTTACCAGGCTGGAAATTAAGAATATCACCCGAGATATATATTTTATTGCCATTCTGGGAGCAGGGGTTATTTTTCTGGCGGTGGATGCCTGGTATAGCAACCAGTTGTATGGTACCTCTACCTATCCGGTAACATACATTGTCGTTGCCATTAAAGATTTCGATTTTGTGCTGTTTGCCATTGTAATTACGGTGTTTTATGCCGGAGAGCTGGTTTGGCGGGAACGGAGCCTGGGCTTTGCTTCTTTTGCAGATGCCTTTCCGGTACCCAACTGGCTTTCCTATACTTCTAAGCTAATCGCACTATACGCCATTTGCTTCATTCTGTGCCTTACCGTGATGCTGGTGGGCGTGTTGACCCAAACCCTGAAAGGCTATTTCCACTACGAACTGGATGTATATTTCAAAGAGCTATTTCTGATCACTTTCCCTTCTTATTTGCTACTGGCTACATTCAGCTTTTTTATACAGGTGCTGGTAAATAATAAGTTTGCCGGACATTTAATTGTAGTGCTTGCCTTCATTTTTAATACCATTGTACTCACGCAACTGGGATACAGCCACCACTTATACCGCTATGCCACCCGGCCAGGGTATACCTATTCGGATATGAACGGCTATGGACATTTTGTACAACCCTTGTTCTGGTTTACGTTATACTGGGCTTTTTTTGCAGCCATGCTCGCTGTAACAGGAAACATGCTCTGGAAACGGGGAGTAGATTTATACCCGAAATTCACCAAACAGGTAAAATCAACACTGGTTATTCTATTTATTGGGTTTGCAGCAACAGGCATGTATATTTATTACAATACCAATCTGCTCAATAATTACTATAATCGCGATGCATTAAATGAGTTGCAGGGGGAATACGAAAAACTATACAAGAAATATGATCACTTGCCTCAGCCCAGAATTACCGATGTAAAAATAGCCACAGATATTTACCCCGAAGAAAGAAAGGCTGTTATCAGAGGAGAGTATGTATTGTACAACAAAACGATTCATTTTATTGATTCCCTTCATATAAACCTGGGCATTGAAGCTGGCGTCAAGTCGAAAATTAATATTAAATCCATACTCATCAATCAGCGGCCTGGGCGTATTGTTCTGGATGATAAAAAGCTGGGCTATTATATTTATAAATTAACCCGGCCTTTACAACCAGAAGATTCGCTTACATTCAGTTTCGACATGGAAATTGTGAGCAAAGGTTTCCGGGACGATGATGAAAACAATAGTCTGGTAGCTAATGGTACTTTTTTTAATAGCAATTTGCTTCCCAGTATTGGCTATGACCAGCAGGCTGAACTCACCGATAATAAAGAGCGCAAGAAACTGAAATTGCCAGATAAAGAACGGATGGCAGATGTGAATGATAGCACAGCCAGACTTGACAATTACATTTCCAGGGATTCCGACTGGATAACTTTTGAGGCTACCGTAAGCACTTCTCCCGATCAGATTGCCATTGCTCCAGGGTATTTACAAAAAGAATGGCAAGCCAATGGCAGGCGGTACTTTCATTATAAAATGGATTCAAAAATTCTCAATTTTTATTCCTTTCTTTCCGCCGCTTACCAGGTTCGCAAAGACAAGTGGAACGAGGTAAACATTGAGATATATTACCAGAAAGGGCATGAATACAACCTGGACCGGATGGTAAAAGCGGTTAAGAATTCCCTGGATTATTTTACGAAAAACTTTAGCCCCTATCAGCACCGGCAGGTACGTATTATTGAATTTCCCAGATATGCCTCCTTTGCCCAGGCTTTTCCCAATACCATTCCGTACTCCGAATCCATTGGGTTTATTGCCAAAGTAGATACTGAAAACGAGAAAGATATTGACTATCCATTTTATGTAACGGCCCATGAAGTAGCGCATCAATGGTGGGCACATCAGGTGATAGGGGGAAATGTGCAGGGATCTACGGTGATGTCTGAAACGATGTCGCAATACTCGGCACTCATGGTGATGGAAAAAGAGTATGGCCGCAACCAGATGAAACGTTTCCTCAAATACGAACTAGACCGGTATTTACAAGGCCGTAGCAGCGAATCAGATAAAGAATTGCCACTATACCGGGTCGAAAATCAAGGCTATATTCATTACAACAAAGGCAGCCTGGTGATGTATGCGCTCAGAGATTATATCGGAGAAACTGTACTTAATCAGGCACTGGCTGCGTACATTAAAAAAACAGCCTTTCAGCAGCCTCCTTATACCAATTCCCTGGAATTTTTATCCTATATCCAGAAAGCCACTCCGGATTCTCTCCAGTATTTAATGAAAGACTTATTTAAGGAAATCACTTTGTATGAAAACCGGATCACCAATGCCTCTTATACTTCAGCAGGAAATGGACAATTCAAAGTAAAGCTGCAATTGAATGCCAAAAAATTTATCGCCGATAGCCTGGGTTATGAGAAGGAACAACCCTTGCAAGACTGGATAGAGATTGGCGTATTTGCACCAGAAACTGGTAAACAGCCTGTTAAACCTCTATATATGGGTAAACACCTGGTAAAAGCCGGAGATAATACCATTGAAATTCTGGTAAAACAGAAACCTGAAAAAGCAGGCATCGACCCTTACTTCAAACTGGTTGACCGCAATCCGGAAGATAATATCATGCGTATCAGTGGAGATTAA
- a CDS encoding PAS domain S-box protein produces MGNVFTLSFYFDLGVATATSRYTQEKIRSANRLALTISSICLLCGIFACISSSKLGVLLMCVSVIYASLPLLHLLGVSTLMRLCSAVVLPLTIYVVHSSIATSVQMPLPGFTLIQLAALPFPWILFSYKEKSKLLPVVVMVVSLLFLAQQPVNILGISMDKSLLLSAGFNYFTYGVAIVLLCTGLFMLQRENLIFQAQSQQMASSMQGQEAAFKETQDKLNTYITEIEQSQQANQQRQWASDGIALFAEILRRQDTTDLYDTLIGQLVKYLKANQGGLFLIKEEEGNSFLELKACYAYDRKKYHKKQIQIGEGLLGQCMLEQDIIHLTEIPNDYINITSGLGKANPTTILILPLKSNESMEGIIELASFRIFESFEIEFLEKLCESIASSVGSVKIHQRTRELLDQFQMQSEEMHAQKEEMRQNIEELEATQEEMRRIQERLQRKDEESQQMVAELTGIRNELETQLTEKLSEAEGQKARMEVFLKTATDAILFMDDQACITACNAATETMFSYKAVDLTGKSIAQLLQLPAEANLIQHLQENIKTKRSNWIEYNGKNKMYGSIIPVELCLTEGQVNEETIFVMMIRDISKRKKTDNEAQKTIGKFQELQKAMQESLQKMNALKVQLKEKEDLLALKEEEIKTLKN; encoded by the coding sequence ATGGGTAACGTTTTTACCTTATCGTTTTATTTTGACTTGGGCGTAGCAACAGCGACATCAAGATATACCCAGGAAAAAATTCGCTCAGCCAACCGCTTGGCTTTGACGATCAGTAGTATCTGTCTGCTTTGCGGCATATTTGCTTGTATCAGTTCAAGCAAACTGGGTGTTCTGCTAATGTGTGTGTCAGTTATATATGCTTCTTTACCATTGCTGCATTTACTGGGCGTAAGTACCCTTATGCGTTTATGTAGTGCGGTTGTTTTACCTCTGACAATATATGTAGTACATTCTTCCATAGCTACTTCTGTACAGATGCCACTTCCCGGATTCACCCTCATTCAATTAGCAGCCCTGCCTTTTCCCTGGATCTTATTCAGCTATAAAGAAAAAAGTAAACTATTGCCGGTGGTAGTAATGGTGGTATCCCTGCTTTTTCTGGCGCAACAGCCAGTAAATATACTCGGAATCAGCATGGACAAAAGCCTGCTGCTTAGTGCAGGATTCAATTATTTTACATATGGAGTAGCAATAGTATTGTTATGTACAGGGTTGTTTATGCTACAGCGGGAGAATCTGATTTTTCAGGCACAAAGCCAGCAAATGGCTTCAAGCATGCAAGGCCAGGAGGCAGCTTTCAAGGAAACCCAGGATAAACTCAATACTTATATAACAGAAATTGAGCAATCGCAGCAAGCCAATCAACAACGGCAATGGGCTTCAGATGGTATTGCCTTATTCGCTGAAATTTTACGCCGCCAGGATACTACTGACTTATACGATACGCTTATTGGCCAGTTAGTAAAATACCTGAAAGCAAACCAGGGTGGTTTGTTCCTGATAAAAGAAGAAGAGGGAAATAGTTTTCTGGAATTAAAAGCCTGCTATGCCTATGACCGTAAAAAGTATCATAAAAAACAGATACAAATCGGTGAAGGATTACTTGGGCAATGTATGCTTGAGCAGGATATTATTCATCTGACAGAAATTCCCAATGATTATATCAACATTACTTCGGGTTTAGGTAAAGCCAATCCCACTACTATTCTGATTCTGCCGCTCAAATCGAATGAGAGTATGGAAGGGATAATTGAACTGGCTTCGTTCCGCATTTTTGAGTCTTTTGAAATAGAATTTCTGGAGAAATTATGTGAAAGTATTGCTTCTTCGGTGGGTAGTGTAAAAATTCACCAGCGTACCAGGGAACTACTCGACCAGTTCCAGATGCAATCTGAAGAGATGCACGCCCAGAAAGAAGAAATGCGCCAGAATATTGAGGAACTCGAAGCTACTCAGGAAGAAATGCGCCGGATACAGGAACGCCTGCAACGTAAGGATGAAGAAAGCCAGCAAATGGTAGCAGAACTCACTGGCATCCGCAATGAACTGGAAACACAACTGACAGAAAAGTTGAGCGAAGCTGAAGGGCAGAAGGCACGCATGGAAGTGTTTCTCAAAACAGCTACTGATGCCATTCTTTTTATGGACGACCAGGCTTGTATAACGGCCTGCAATGCCGCTACTGAAACGATGTTCAGCTACAAAGCCGTGGACCTGACCGGCAAAAGTATCGCCCAGTTACTGCAATTACCAGCCGAAGCCAACCTGATACAACACTTGCAGGAAAATATCAAAACCAAACGTTCCAACTGGATAGAATATAATGGAAAAAATAAAATGTATGGCTCCATTATTCCGGTAGAACTTTGCCTCACAGAAGGACAGGTAAATGAAGAAACCATTTTTGTAATGATGATCCGGGATATTTCCAAACGCAAAAAGACAGACAACGAAGCGCAAAAAACCATTGGGAAATTCCAGGAACTGCAGAAAGCCATGCAGGAATCCCTGCAAAAAATGAATGCCCTTAAAGTGCAACTGAAAGAGAAAGAAGATTTGCTGGCATTGAAAGAAGAAGAAATCAAAACCCTGAAAAATTAA
- a CDS encoding YceI family protein, whose amino-acid sequence MEQLTLLAKKWKIDANHSDITFKVKHLGLATIRGTFSEYEGIVTLEEKGGFQNARVEVTIQAESITTGNTMRDNHLKTDEFFGCYAWPTITFEGSSFTKKNEAEYELKGMLTMKGIAKEITIAALFEGMRKDLWGNEVVVFSVKGSINRFDFDIKWNELLDGNIPAIGKMIDFDMNIELLQEHE is encoded by the coding sequence ATGGAACAATTAACACTGCTTGCTAAAAAATGGAAGATTGACGCCAATCACTCTGATATTACTTTTAAAGTAAAACATCTGGGGCTGGCTACCATTCGTGGTACTTTCTCTGAATATGAAGGAATCGTTACTCTGGAAGAGAAGGGTGGATTTCAGAATGCCAGAGTGGAAGTTACGATTCAGGCTGAAAGTATTACTACCGGTAATACCATGCGGGATAATCACCTGAAAACAGATGAATTTTTCGGATGTTATGCCTGGCCTACTATCACATTTGAAGGCAGTTCATTTACAAAGAAAAATGAAGCAGAGTATGAACTGAAAGGAATGCTCACGATGAAAGGGATTGCTAAAGAAATAACAATTGCAGCGTTGTTTGAAGGGATGCGAAAAGATCTGTGGGGAAATGAGGTAGTTGTTTTCAGTGTAAAAGGCAGCATCAACCGCTTCGATTTTGATATTAAATGGAATGAGTTGTTAGATGGAAATATTCCGGCCATCGGCAAAATGATCGACTTCGACATGAACATCGAACTGTTGCAGGAACACGAATAA